The Sciurus carolinensis chromosome 18, mSciCar1.2, whole genome shotgun sequence region GGGCCCAGCCCGATGGTCCCCTCAGCTTTCCTAGCCCCTGACCTCCACCTGCTGAGAGAACCAGGCAGGGCCTGTCCCCAGGGGGCCCTGAGCTCTGAGGTGTGGCTGAGCCCTAAGCCCCAGCTTGAGAGGCAGCACCCCCTGTCCTGGGCAGCTGCCCTGCTTTGCTGTGGAGAGGGACCTTGGGCAGCAGCGTGGACTGATCCCAGCTGACTCAGGTGTGGGGTGGACAGTAATGACTATGGCCAGCATACCAGGAAGTCAGAGGCGTGATCACTGTCTGCCGTGGTGACAGGTGGCTTTTGTGCAGGTGCCCTTGGGGCAGTTGGGCGGGGCTGCACCTGTGAGCATGGTCTAAGGGGCAACGTGacctgcccctcctgcccactggctctgctctgtgctgtgaggaAGGAGCAGCAGGGTCCCTTGTGGAGGCTGACACCCGCAGAACGCCACACAGGCAGCATTGTGCAGGCCCGTCTGGGTGCTGGGAGGCGGTCCCACGTCTGAGCCGTCCACCTTGTGGGACAGGGTTCAGTGACGCCAGGCCTGAGGTTGAGAAGGCAGGGGTCGCCTAGGGGGCCCAGCCTGGAAGGGAGCTCGGGAGCTCTGGGCTCGCTGAAGACCCCGGGGCCTGGAGACAGAGCTCTGCTTGCAGGCAGTCTGTCCCAGCCAGCTTGGGGGCCGGAGGGGTCAGCCAGAGGCCCGGCCCACCTGTGGGCTCTCTTCAATTTGGGGGCCACTGAGTGGGGGACCATGCCCGGAGCTTGGCTTACCTGCCTGTGGCCCGGCCTCCCAGCTATTGGGAGGGAGTCCCTAACCTGGAGAGGGAGACCAGGTCCCGTCACCAGCTCGACAGCCACCACCTCTGTCCTTAGGCTACATGCTCTCTGATCTTCCAGGTCTCACTGGCTGAGAGACGAGGGCACAGGCAGAactgtccctgtccctgcccaGAGGCCCCCCTGAGGGAGTCACGCTTGGCACTGCCGCGTTCATACACATGCTGTGCAGCTTGAGGTCTGGGTTCAGTGGGGCTCGGGGGTCCTGCACAGGTCCACTCATGTATGCACGACCCTGAGCAGGCCAAGGACAGCGACGATGACGATGACGTCACAGTCACCGTGGACCGAGACCGCTTCATGGATGAGTTCTTTGAGCAGGTGAGAGCCATCCCTGTCTCCCTGCGCCCTGGCAAGACACAGTGGCCTCTCTCACCCCTGAGCTGGGCCCAGGGACACCCCGAAGGGCCCCATGGGAGGGGGAATGTGCCGAAGTTCAGAGTGGAGCAGAGCTCACGCCCAGAACCCACCTCGGGGCCCGGCGCAGCCCTGATGCCCATCTCCTGGGGTGACCCTCTTCTGAGCAAGCCCGGGGCCCACGCTGCCCGTCCCCGGCTTTCCTCCTGATCCCCTGGCCTTGATCCCCAGGTGGAGGAGATCCGAGGCTTCATTGACAAGATCGCAGAGAACGTGGAGGAGGTGAAGCGGAAGCACAGCGCCATCCTGGCCTCCCCCAACCCTGACGAGAGTGAGTCTGGGGGCCTGGAGGCCAGGCTGGCCGGGGAGGGCTCCCAGACCCAGCATCCGGCACTGCTGGGACTGGCGGAACAACTGTCGCGTCCTGCAGTGGAGGGGCCACGCTGTGGCCACCAGTTGGACCTGAAACTCTAGGGAGACttgggtggtgggaggggcaCCCTCCTGGGGTCTGGGGGTCATGTGAGCAGCCCCACCCTCCCTGGGCACCCCGGCTTTTTCCTGAGGCCACAGGTCTGGGATTCTGGGAAGGAGGGAGCTGTCTGATCAATAGGAGGTGGCCCTGCCAGTCCCGCCCCTGCCGCCTCCCTGGGGAGCAGATGGCCGCTCCGAGACGTCAGCGCTGTGGGAGGGCAAGCCGGCCAAGCAGGCAGCGCTTCCGGCAGGAGCTGGCAGCCCTGGCACCCGGCCACTTGGTACCCAGGAGCTGGGCATTCTCACGGCTCCAGGAAGCCACCTCTGTCCCTGTTCATGAGGAGCCGTGTATACCTGGATTCCACTCTGTCCCCAGACGAGTCCCATGACCCGGCCTCACATTCCTTTTGAGATACTGATTAATACACCAGCGTGTACCGGGCTGCCATGAGCAGATCCACCCAAGGTCGTCTCTCTGGAGCGGGGGTACTCACCCCAGACCCAGGGAGGTAGAGACTGGCCCCTGTGGCGGGACCCCGGCGGCCACCTGGACCCAGAGCCCGCTGCCTGCCTGTGGGTGCTCTGCTCCTTGCAGCTGGCTCACCTCTCACCCCTCCAGCTTCTCTGGAAGGTGCTAGCCCAAGAGGCCTAtgaggagcacaggagagggACCGCCAGGGCAGGGACACGCCAGTGCCCATGTCACACTTCACCCCCATCCCAGAGATCTGTCACGACATGTGTCTGCCATCTGTATCTGGGTCACCGCATGACCCCGTGTGGTTGCTCCTGCTGAGGGTCGGGTGGCGGCAGCGGGTGAGAGCAGAGTACTCGCAGCTGCCTCACGGGGTGGCACAGCAGCAGAGCCTCCCTCAGGCCCTGTGCCACCATCTACTTCTCCCACTGGGTGCCACAGAGGGGGGACTGTGTGCGCGAACTGAGCAGTCGCGACCTGGCTGAGAGCCAGGCGTGCAGCAAGGGGAGGGGGCTCCCATCGGGCGCCAGGCCGAGCAGAGTGAAGTCAAGCTGGCAGTAGGTGGGGGGCTTTCCTGGGCAGAGCTGGCGCTGCCTCCTCTGGGGGCCGCCATCCGGCTGCGCTATTTTGGGTCTGAGCAAAAGAGGCTGAGACGTCAGAGCAGCTGGTAACCAAGTTTTCCTTTGTTTGCACGGAGGCGGTGCCCACCTCCATCCACTGTGGAGACCCCACTCCACCCCACTCAGGTTCCTCCTGGGAGTGGCCCACGCCCAGGCCCTGCCTGATACACTACCGTTGACACCCCTTTCCAGCCCCAGAGCATATGGGTGGCAAGGTGACAGCCAGGAGCCCAGTCCTAACTTCTGGGGACGTCCTAGGGGCTGTCTGGGGCTTGGGTGTGCCGGGAGCGCCCCAGCAGAGGCAGCTGACCCCTCTCAAGGAGGGGGCAAGCTGAGCACCCTCATGGCCTCTGCCAGCCTAGGAGGAAGGTCCTAGCTGGAATGAGAGCCACAAGTACCATGCCGCTGCCCTCCTCTGCCTTCACCCTGTGGCCGCAGCCACCTGTCACCTCCAGGCCAGCTGTGCCCAGGAGGCCTGCCTCTGAACCTCCTCAGCTCCCACCAGGCCAGGTGTCTCCTTACCCAGCTGCTGCTTGGAGCTTGGCACCTGGGGTGGGGCAGCTTTGCAAGGAGACCCAGGTCTGCCCACCAGGGCATTTGCAGTCGACACTCCAGGGAGTCCGGGGTGGGTGAGGCTTCTGCCCGCCTGGTCCCTGTCAGCCCACTGGCTGACCATGTACCCTCTGGAGCCACCAGGTACAGTACAGCTAGGTGAGCCTGCATCCCTGCCTCCGACTCAGGCAGGCATCAAGTAAATGTTCCCCGGTGCCAGCTCCAGCCTCGCCAGCTGCTCCACAATTATTTCTGCCTTAAATTTAGCCCCATCTGTTATCTCCAGGGGGTGAGGGAGCCAGCGAAGGAGGAAGGAGGCGCCTCGGAAGCAGTGCAGGGGGCGGGAGGCACAGCTGCCAGGCCCTGGCCCTGGACTGGGGGTGCAGGCAGAGCCTTGGCCCAGGGGAGGGGAGACCTTTAACTCTGGGTCTGCCCAGAGGCCCCTGCCAGGCCTGCAGTGCCAGAGGTGGAGCCAGCGTCAGGCAGGGGTGACCTGGGTGTCCACACCCTGCCCATTGTGCCTCCCCAGAGAccaaggaggagctggaggagctcATGTCCGACATCAAGAAGACTGCGAACAAAGTTCGGTCCAAGTTGAAGAGTGAGTCCCAGGCGGGGCTGAGACCTGGTGATCAGGGTCTGCTTCCTGCCAGCTGCCCTTGGGGTCCACTCCCATCCCCCCAGGAGCCACTGCGCTGGATCTTGTCTTCTCTTTCACTCACATGCCACCTGTTGCCCCCCACCCTGGGGATGGCCCTTGTGCACAGCCTTCCTGGCGGAAAGGGAGCAGCAGGGGCAGAGGGTGGCCTGAGCCACCAGACCCAGCACCCAACAGAGGCACAGATACTGGGATGCGCCCAAGGCCCCACAGGTGGCCCCTTCTGCTTCCTTCCCATTCAGGTCATTCATagaccaccccacccccacccctgctggcTGTGGGAAGCCAGATCCTGGGCGTGGGCTGGGGGCGGTGGTGAGTGGAGCAGGCTGTGGCTCAGCGGCCATATGTCCCCCAAGGCATCGAACAGAGCATCGAGCAGGAGGAGGGCCTGAACCGCTCGTCCGCAGACCTGAGGATCCGGAAGACACAGGTGCGCCTGGACTCAGGGCGGGTGGGCACCCGAGGCTCTGGGTCGCGATGGGGCCTGACACTTGTCTCTCTGTCTCGGACCCCCAGCACTCCACGCTGTCCCGAAAGTTTGTGGAGGTCATGTCGGAGTACAACGCCACGCAGTCTGACTACCGCGAGCGCTGCAAGGGCCGCATCCAGAGGCAGCTGGAGATCAGTGAGCGGTGGGCGGGGCCTGTAGGGAAGGGGCGGGGCCCAGAGGGACGGGGCGGGGCCGGGCTACCTGTGGGCTGCCTGGAGCGGCTGGCTCAGTGTGACCCCACCTGCAGCGGGCAGGACCACCACCAGCGAGGAACTGGAGGACATGCTGGAGAGTGGGAACCCTGCGATCTTTGCCTCCGGGGTAAGTGTGACCCACCCCTCCTGCCACCACTAGCAAGGCCCCACCCGGCTGTGTGCGCAGGGCGCTGGGCCTGGTCTGTTTGGACGCAGCCGCACTGGGGCAGGTTTTAGAGGAGTGTGGGGAAAGTGGACCGCAGACTTGTGTCCTTGGTGCCTCGGTTGGATCCACTTCCTTGCTATCCCTGGTCATTTGCCAGGGGCCTCTCCCATCATCCCTAGGATTGGCTTCCTCTCATGGAGGACATTTGACCATCTACTTTCTGGTGAAGCTCTGTGCCCTGCCGAGCAGGAAGAGACTCACCAAGGAGGTGGCAGAGGCTGTGGGttccaggaggagagggagggtgtgggggaaagACGCTCTAGGCCAGGACCCGGCTCCGTCAGCCGGGGCTAAGGATGGTCACCTACTGTGCGGCAAGCACAGGTGGGGAGTGTACTGGCTGTGTGTGACAGGTAGCAGTTGAGTCACAAAGAAATCAGGTCACATCTCGTAAAGTGGAGGGCCGAGCAGGAGGCAGGGGGCTGTGGCCAGAGAGGAAGCCTCCTGCCTGGCTTCCAGACCCGCTCTGCTGGTCCCTCTGCCTTCCTGTGTGGCCTCAGCCCTCCTTGTCCTGGTCCCCACGCCTCAGCTCACTGATCTCGCCCTAGATCATCATGGACTCCAGCATCTCGAAGCAAGCTCTGAGCGAGATCGAGACCCGGCACAGTGAGATCATCAAGCTGGAGAACAGCATCCGCGAACTGCACGACATGTTCATGGACATGGCCATGCTCGTCGAGAGCCAGGTGAGTGCCCAGGCCCACCGCCGCCCCAGCCCACCATGGCTCCCAGGGCTGCACTGACCTTCCCCTTTCTGCCCAACACGCTGCCCGCCCCGGAGGACCGAGTCCTCAGGTAACGGACCACCAGCTGTGGGAGGCCCTGCAGGACCCTCTGCTCCCCACGCGCCCTCCCTCTGCATGGCTCTGCTTGGCCTTTCAGTCCCCCAGACCCCGCAtgccccccagccctgccctctgtTCATCAGCTGTCTATCAGGGGCCACTGTGGACCAGCTGCTTTTCTAGGAGCTGGAGGTACAGCCGTGACCCGGAGAGGGAGGGCCCTGCTTCCTGTAGCCCTTGGCTCTGGAGTGGAAGGGCAGCTCCGGTAGAGAGCTAATGGAGTGTCCTGGCGCCAGGTGCTCTGGAGCCGCCAGGGGGAGGCAGTGTGCCATGCCAGGGCTCAGGCTTGGAGTACCTCGGGTCACCTGGAAGGCTTATTGTCAGTCTCCTGGTCCCCGTGCCCAGGAACTGAGAGGTCGAGGCAGAGGCCTGGACATGCCATGGCACTCGGTGCTTCTGGTCTGAGGGCCGCACGGGGGAGCACTGGTGCGTGTGCTCTGTTACCGGGTATCCGATGAAAGGACTTCCCCCGCAGGAAGAGCTGGCCCCAGGCGCAGGGACCAGCACTGCCCAGGTCCCCGGCCAGGCAAGAGCTGGACTTatttgaggaacagaaagaaggcgGGGTGGGGCAAGAAGCTGCTGGATGCCGAGGCCTCAGCGGGCTGTGCTGGGCACCTGGAGGCGCCTTTGCTTGGGGGGTGGTGTCCAGCATGAGAGTGACGTGGCCTCGGGAAGGGAGGAAGCCGTGAGGAcgctgctgctgcttcctggcGACTTGGACGTGGAGAGGGAGATGGCCTTTTGTTCCTCCCCCTTGCTTTTTCTTGGTGATTGTAGTTGTAGGTAACAGTGAGGTGTGTTCCCTGTTCACAGGAGCCGGCGTCCTCCCTGCTGTCCCTCTCCCCGCCCTCCtcccctgcttcctctcccttGGCTCTTGGTGAGATCCCAcccctgcctttctttttcttctccagctTCCTCAGGAGAGAAAacacctttgaccttctgagtttggctgcCTTCACTTACTGttcttaagttccatccattttcctgcaaatgacataacttaatttttctttatgactgagtaaaattccattttgtatttacGCCACATTTTcttacccatccatccatcaatggaCGCCCAGGCTGGTTCCTTggcttggctgttgtgaatcaTCTGTGTCACTGGAAGGAGGACTTCAGCTCTTCAGGATACAGTTCTGAGGAGCAGTATGGCCGAGTTAGGGTGGTTCCGTGccgtcttttgaggaacctccccGCTGGTTCCCACAGTGGTGGTACTAACGAGCAGTCCCACCGCCGGTGTCCGGGTTCTTTCTGTCCTCGTCCTCTCCAGCGTTCGTTTGCATTCtcgatgactgccattctgactggtgcgagatgaagtctcagtgtagttttttttttttttttttttttttgggtgctggggatcaaactcagggccttgtgcttacaaggcaagcactctaccaactgagctatctccccagcccctcagtgtagttttaatctgcatttccctaattgctaatgatgtggaacatttttcatatatttgttggccacttgcatttcttcttttgagaattatctGCTCAGTTCATTTGCTCACTCAATAACTgggtggttttggtttttgttatttctgGTGTGAAGactgagttctttatgtattctgcatattcatcctctgtcagaagactaactggcaaagattttctcccattctgtaggttctctcgtCCCCaccttgtttcctttgctgtgagggcTTTTTGACTTGATACCACcgcattcattcattcttgttAGGAGTCCTGTggagtcattgcctgtgcctgtgTGCTGGAGTGTTGGCCTACACTCTCTCCCTGGAGTCGAGTCGTTTCTGGCCTGATTCCTAGGATGGCATACCTTTGCCTGGAGTTTCGTGTCCCAGTCAGATTGGCCCCTGGAAGGAGCATGAGGCCAGACCCCAGGGCCCAAGAGAGCTGTAGGGCTGGGAAAGGGATCTTAAACTAGAACTGGATGGAACCATCGTATCTGAGGAGGATGGAGTGGGGGACTTAGCAGTGGTCCCCTCGTGAGCCGTGGCCAGGGCAGGGTCAGACTCCAGCCCACACGCTCCTGCATGTGTCTTCCTCTGCTGGGCACAGGTGGGGAGGTGTCAGGGTCCTAGTTGAGCCTTCTCTGCATGGTCCCCACCCCTTGGCTGAGACTGCATGGCTGGTTCCAGCCCCAGGATGGCTGCCCCAGGATGGGAAGAGGTGGGAGCTGCCCCCAGGAGCCTTTGTGCCTGGCCAGGGTGCCTTGCCTGGGGGTCACAGGTGAGAAGTTGCAACTGGGCCTCCTCAagcccccttctttctctctctctctctctctctgccccttcAGGGTTTTCTTCTGGGGCCCTCTCCTGAGCCCCCTCCTTGAAGAGGGAGCCCTCTGGAGTTTGGATGCCCCTGGCCCTACAGGGGGAGATGATTGACAGGATCGAGTACAACGTGGAGCATGCAGTGGACTACGTGGAGAGGGCCGTGTCTGACACCAAGAAGGCCGTCAAGTACCAGAGCAAGGCGCGCCGGGTCAGTAGCCAGCACCCGTTGGTGCCTGGGCCCATCCCACACCCTTCCCATCCTGCAGCTTCCAGGGGTTCCCTGCCCCCACCAAGCTCCTTCACCTCCCGTTACTACACACTCCAGGCTGTCGCCCTTGCCCTTGGCTCTCCCAGATCCTCTGGCCCTCAACCCTCTTTCTAGCCCCTCTCCAGCGATGACTGCTCCATAGTAGCCTCCACGCTCCAGCTGAGGCTCTCCCCCCGCCTCTTGCAGAAGAAAATCATGATCATCATCtgctgtgtgatcctgggcatTGTCATCGCCTCCACCTTTGGGGGCATCTTTGGATAGAAGCCACCCACCTGCCACTCCACTCTGGACGGGCCATCCCGAGCAGGCCCTGGCTGCTGCTGCCTGGCTGGGCCGCCCTCCCACCCGCCTCCTGGCTCGGAGCCCCCTCCCTCCACCTGTCCTGCCCCTCTCTGCCCTGggcttccctctcccctctctgcccTGAGCCGTGTCGTGTGCATGATATTTGTGACAGTGTGTGTCTGTAGAGGCGGCAgaggggagcagggcagggaacaGCTGGGGGCCAGGAATGGGACTGTGGGGGAAGATGCAGGTCCTGCCAGGCTAGCCAGCTGCCACAGGCCATGAGGCCTGGGATCTAGGCTGCTTCTGAACCCCAACCTTGCTTCCACCTCAGCTGACCATCTTCCCTATCCTCTGGGCTCTCCAGTTGCTCTCCCAGCCAAGCCCCCTGAAGGGTGGGGACCAGCTGACCACATGGTGCTGCTTTTTGGGTTAGGGGAGGGGTTCCCTCGGGGGATGGCCCAGCACTAGGCCTCTACTTGCTGACCACTGCCAGGAGGCTCGGGGCTATGGCTGCTGGCCTGCCGAGACCAGGCCCCGTCAGTGAGGCAAAGCTCGGCAggtcctcagcctcagcctcagcctcagcctcccttcaCACAGCCCCCGGACCTGGGAGCAATTTCGTTGGGCAAGACCTGACCCCAGGTGACCCACGGGAAGAGGATGGCTGGTGCCCAGTTTCCAGGGGCCCTCAGAGCTGGGAAGGCCCTGGCCTCTCCCTGTGAAGGCTGCAGCGTGGGCTGGCCACCGTACCAATGGGCCTCATCAGCTGGGACCTCAAGCCAGCCTGCATGTTGGAGACAGCAGTTCCTGCTTTCCTGTTCCCAGAACCAGACGTCACTTCAGCCCTGCAGGCTCACCCTGCCCTTGCCGTCCCCACTGATGTGCCACATGGTGTCAGGGTCCCAGATGCAGTATTCAGCAGCCAGCCATGgagggctccctccctcccctgccatcTTGGGGCTTCAAGTCAGAAACATGCCCCCAGATCCCCTTCTTGTGGACCGGCAGGGAGTGTGCATGCGAGTGCATGCAGCAGGGACGGGTTGTGCGGGGTGCCCGCGTCCCTCGGCTTTGCTCCTGCCCAGTGACTGTGACCACTGTCCGTGTTGCCTTCTTGAACTGCGGCTTCTCCTCCACCCCTTCACCAAAGGTCTTGGTACAACCAGCTGCCCATTTTGTGAACTTTTTATGTAGAATAAACATTTGTATCTGTACTGTAGGGCCTGTGCTCTCCATTTCTTACTGGCTGCAGTGACCCTGGGCGTTAATAGAAGGGGCTCAGCCACCAAGGATCCTAGCCGCCCCTGGCTCACATGCCAAAACCGCCGTCTGGCCATTCACTGGGCAACATCCAGCCTTTCCTGTGAGGACAGGTCCAAAGTCCCGCCCTCACTCCTGGTTAGGTGGTCAGGGCCTTTGACAAAGGTGAGGCCTACAACCTGATCCCTGGGGGAGATGCCACTAGGGTTGAGCCTCCCGGGCCCTAAGCCGCCCCTAAAGGGCTTGGCTCCCGCTCATGCCTGTGCCTgtccctccaccccagcccagcccttcaACACTGAATAGCCTGCCAGCCTTGCGCCTCACACCCCAGAACAGGGTCTGCCCCTCTGACCACTCCCAAGTGGACAGCAGATGGCCCCCAACCACTTCCCCAGGACCTCTGGCCATTTCCAGTTGGACAGGAGATGGCCCCTGAGGCAACCAAAACCAAGGAGGCAGAGGCCTGGGCAGTGGGCGCCACTGACACATGCTGCCctcaccaccctgcccagctcgGCAGGTCACACGTGACCGGGGCCGAGTTCAAGAAGCCTACCTAATCTTGCCGATCAACAGAACGCTACCGCCCGGCTAGATCTTTAGACGAACTCTCGCCTGGGAGTCATGCAGCCCCCAACAGAGGGACCAGGGTCGTTGCCAGAGCTGGAGTTCCACACAAAGTGGTTTACTGCTTTTAGAACAAAACAAGAAGTCCTTGTATTtttagtgaaaataattttagaacttttctAAAATACTCTGTTGTCAACTGCAGAAGTAAACActtcaaaacagaaaacctccGAGGCGAGCGCTGAGCTGACGGCACTGCTCCCGCTGCGGTCCCAGCCGTCCCGCGGTGGTGGCCACTCAGAAGCGGGGCTTGCGCTTGCGGCCAGTGTACTGGGTGTCGGGTCGAACTTCCCTGTGAAGATGGCGGTCTCAGAATGAAGAGCCCTGCAGCCTTCCTGGCAGGTGAGCCCTCGGTGGCCGCCACCCCTGCCCACTACTCACTTGCCCTGACGCCGGCGGCGCTCCTTCTTCTCCAGCACCCACTCTCGGCTCTTCCTTACCAAACCTCGCCGCGCCATCCTGTGCCGAACCCTGGGCCAGAGACGTGGCCATGAGCGATGGACGGAGCTGCCAGTCAGCACGTGCCGGCAGTGTGGGAGTCCCCTGGTTAAGGTGGCCTCCGTTACCCCTTCCTGAAGTACTCTCCCTTCCAGGGCAGTGTGGTCCTGACAGCCCCCTTCCTAGTAGCCGGCGCTGGGCCAGAGGTGTGTGGCCTTCGCCTGGGCATCGCTGTGGCAGATGAGCCGGATGCACCTTTCCTGCTTATAGGGGCTGCACTACTTTGGCCAAGAGCAGGTCACAGAGCTGGCAGTGCCCGAGGAAAGCCAGAGGCACAGGGTTGCCACACAGAGCCCTGGTCAGGGTCTCAAGTTAGCACGCCCGGAACAGACCAAAGGGGCTCCCAGCAAAATGTCCGAGGTAGGAAAACAAGACTGCCCAGCTCCAACCAGCCCTGACGATGACCCTCGAAGGCTAATCTTGGCCCCCAGCTCTGGCTGAGGAGAAGGGAACCCCACAGCACCATGGGAGAGAGGCCATGAGGCGAGAGGAAGCCCGGGCTGGTCCAGcaaagctacatccccacctGGCAGCTGGATCAAACGCTTCCACGTAACACAGGCCCTTCCAGAGCACCTACAGGGACAGCCCCTGGAACCAGCCTTGTCCTCCAAGCACCCAGGAGCCCGCGGCAGCACAGGCCACCCTCTCTAGGCAAAGCCTGCGGACGCCCAAGAGCTGCTCAGGGTGTGCAGGAATAGGggcccaggagggaggaaggatggccAGAAGGGCCCAGAAGACCCAGAGGGTCCAGAGAAACAAGCCTGATGAGAGCCGAGAAGCCCACTTAACCCATCCTGTCATGTGGCTGCCCAGCAGGAGCAGAGCCCCGGAGACTCTAAAGCAGCACAGGCAGCTGCGGGCAGCAGTGGGAAAGGCCTGGGGGATGTAAGGGAGCATGAGGCTGAGGTGTGGCCCACAGGCCAAGAGAAAAGCAGGGGAGGCAAGAGGAGAGGGCGGGGCCTCTGGGGGTTTAAGAGGGAAGCGCAGGGGCGGACTCACTTAGGTAAAGGCTTCAACTTGTTCCTAATCCACCTGTTTGTAATTATCCTCCATGTGATTAGACAGAAGTGACAGTAACAGAAGAAGGCAGCAGCCCACACTGAGGAACGGAGCAGGAGCCTGCAGAGCAAGGGGTCCACGAGGGGCCACAAGCCCTCACACCTGCTCACTGTGCTTGACGCTATGCAACAAGGTGGAATCCCCCAGCTCACCCGTTTATAATAAGGACACATGGTCAGCAGACTCAGATGTGAGGAAAAGGACCCTAAGATGCAGGTGGGAGCCAACAAGACTGCACCTCCTCTGCAAAGCAGACCACCCGATGGCAGCCAAGAGGAGTACCACAGAGGGGCCCAGGGTCAGAGGTGTGGTCTCTGGTGGCCACAGGGACACACACGCTTTTCACTACTGCTGGCCTTCCCAAACTCTGACCATCTGCCTATGTTTCCTCTTGAAGGTCTCAAAGGTCTCAAAACCTAGTTCATCACACAGAACTGAGGAAGAGCTTCCTCTTCGCCACCACATGATCAATCACTCCTCCAACGACCACCCAGGTTTCACTATAGCTGGGGATACAAATAACAACCACGGAAACAAAAATGCATGACCAAGAGCAGGGCCAAGTGGAGAACGAAGCGAAGGGAAGGCAACTGCAGACACGGGCGCAGAAGTGACAGGAGATGACGCACATTTTGGAAGAGGGTTCAGTCTCACTGCTGGGcaaaaaagaagcaagaaagaggTGAGGACTGAGCGACAGTCCGGGTCAGATTTGGGGCATGTGTTGAGGAAGGAATGACTGAGAAGGGGAGGAAATCTGGGGGTGACATGCCTGTGGCGTCAGGCCAGGGTATGAGGCAGCTGGGAAATCTGCAGCGGGACTGAGACTCAGGATGTGAGCTCGGGTGCCGAAATCCTGGCAGGTGTAAATAAAGCGGCACGGAGAAGTGGGCCAGGCTGCCCCAGCACGCAGCGGGGCTGCGCGGAAGCAGGACAGGGTAGAAAGCCAGGAGAATGTGTTCAGAAGGAGCGGTCCCTGTGTCAGACCCCACTGAGTGGGCAGCTGAGATGAGGACAGCAGGGGACAAGACTGAGACCTGAGGCAGAGCTGGCAAGACGGGATCAGTGGGGAAGCCGATGGCCTACACTGAGCGGGGCACTGGCCAGGAAGCCGCCTGCTAGGATGGCGGAAGAGGAAGCAGGCGGAGATAGGCAGGAGGAGCTGCTTCCCTGGGAAGCAAACacggcaacagcaggcagctgatcTGGGATGAGGGAGGATCTTTTCTAAAACAGGAGAGATTGTGTGCGGATGTGAACGACAGGAGAGTCAAGATGAGGATGTAGAAGGAAGAGGAAGCCAAGAGCCAAGCCGGGAAGGGGTTCAGGTGCGTGGAGAGGGCAGCCTCGGGGAAGGGGGGCGCAGTCTGCCACAAGGGGCAAGAGCAAGGGCGTGTCCGGGCTGATGAAGGGATCCAGAAGGCCCTGCACCTCAGTCGAAGCGGGAGCAGGCACAGTTCAGGAGGGATGTCCAGCTGCAGTCCCACCCTGCTGGCACCACTGCATCTAAAGCTGAGGCCCGTGGGAGAGCAGAGAACACCACGGACCTGGCAGCTGCGGCCCGTGCCCCC contains the following coding sequences:
- the Stx1a gene encoding syntaxin-1A isoform X1 translates to MKDRTQELRTAKDSDDDDDVTVTVDRDRFMDEFFEQVEEIRGFIDKIAENVEEVKRKHSAILASPNPDEKTKEELEELMSDIKKTANKVRSKLKSIEQSIEQEEGLNRSSADLRIRKTQHSTLSRKFVEVMSEYNATQSDYRERCKGRIQRQLEITGRTTTSEELEDMLESGNPAIFASGIIMDSSISKQALSEIETRHSEIIKLENSIRELHDMFMDMAMLVESQGFLLGPSPEPPP
- the Stx1a gene encoding syntaxin-1A isoform X2, with amino-acid sequence MKDRTQELRTAKDSDDDDDVTVTVDRDRFMDEFFEQVEEIRGFIDKIAENVEEVKRKHSAILASPNPDEKTKEELEELMSDIKKTANKVRSKLKSIEQSIEQEEGLNRSSADLRIRKTQHSTLSRKFVEVMSEYNATQSDYRERCKGRIQRQLEITGRTTTSEELEDMLESGNPAIFASGIIMDSSISKQALSEIETRHSEIIKLENSIRELHDMFMDMAMLVESQGEMIDRIEYNVEHAVDYVERAVSDTKKAVKYQSKARRKKIMIIICCVILGIVIASTFGGIFG